The sequence below is a genomic window from candidate division KSB1 bacterium.
AGCGGTGTCGCCCGGCCCGCCGGTCACTGCCTCGGGGAACAGGATCGATCTACCCGGCCTGACGCACTCGATGTCCTGACGAAGCAGCCGGCCGCCCCATTTCCACTGCGGCTCCCGTTCAGCAAGCTTCTCGAGGCGGGCAAGATCCTGCCTCGCCTCCGTTGGCTCACCCATCAGGTGGAACACATTGGCCCGATGGAACAGGGCTTCGGCCACGCGGGCCGTGTCCTCGGGGAAGTATTCCAGGACTCTCGTCAGCGCTTCCGCGCGGAGCTCCAGCTCCCGCCGCGGTGGGACTCGTGGGTCCTCCACATCGAATGGAGTAGGGGCTCGAGCGTTCCGATTCGCCCAGTCAAGTTGCTCGCCGGCCGTGTGGAAAACGGGCACCCGACCGCGAAACGGCACGCCAAGAATCTCTCCCTCCTGGGTATGGTAGACCAGGCTCCCGTGCCTCCACGCCACGTCCCCCAGCGGTTCGGAATGAAACGTCAATCTGTAGGGACACGGCGGAAGAGAGTCCAGGGCGGAAGGACTGCCTTTCCCGCGCAGGGAGACCCTCTCGGGAAGGGGTAGCAGAAACACATCGCTGCCGGCCGAATCTGCCGATCCCTGCTTGCCCAATAGACAGGCCAGATAGCGCTGCCCGGGGTCAAAGTCAAAGGCAAGGACGGGTCGATTATCTGGTGTCGAGAGGGTATCCGGTGTACCTGCCAGGGTGTCCCGCCTCGCGTCGTAAGGGCAGAGGATTACGGATGGGCGTCCGCGAGCTTTGCCGATCCAGGCCAACCATCGGCCGTCTGGTGACCAGCGGGGATTCCAGACCGGGCCGCGCACCAACCGCCGCACGTGCAGATTGCCCAGGTAGAGGAGCCATATTTCCACCTGGCCCGCCCTGTCGGAAATGAAAGCCAGCTTCCCGCCCTTGGGATGCGGATCCGGATCCCCATCCAGACCGAAGCGCGGCGTGAGCCGACGGGGTTGCCCCACGGTCCAGCAAGTCCACCCCCTTCGCTTCACCTCTACGAGAAACAGATCGCCCTCCGGATCATCCCGTGTGGACACGAAGAGGAGCCCGTGGCCGTCGTGCGTCCAGCGGGGCCGCCGGTCGATGGCCGGGTGATCCGTAATTGGAAAGGGCACACCCCCGTCTATTCGCCTGGCCCAGAGGTCCCAGTTATCCGTACGGCGCGAGGCGAACGCCACCCACCGCCCATCTGGCGAGACGGCGGGCTCGGCGTCCCGCTCTGGGTGCGTGGTTAGGCGCAGAGCCTGGCCCGCCTGCTCAGTGCTTGCCTCGCAGACACGGGCTCCCGTCCACGCCACCAGGAGGACAAGCGCGGCCGAAACAAGCCTCATTCTTTCCGCACCCAGGTGCCGTCCTCCCTTTCCACCCAGGTTCCTGGAGGCGACTGCCGCTGGTACATTTTCGCCAGGGAGCGATCAATTGAGGCGCGGGGAGCCAGGCTCAGCCGGACGTTGCTCGTCGCGATCCAGCCAGCAATGACGTCCCGGTCCGCATTCTCGGCCTCGACTACCCTCTGCGCTGCTTCCACCGTCCATCCCGCGGGGAGTCTGGAGGCGTCCCGAAGAATCACTCGACCGTGGGCATCCTCGCCGACGGCTCCGCTCCTCTTCAGATTCCGCAGATCCTCCGCGCGCCCTCTCTGCCGCTCGTACGCTGCCCTAACCTCAGGAGACGGCGGATTCGTCGCCACGGTGCCCCCGGCCGCGCGCGAGGAAATCACCGGATACGAGGATCCCAGCTGTTCGTAGGAACCCACCACCTGCTCGTCGAGGGAACTTCCGCCTCCTCCAACCTGAACCTCGGGCATCTTGACCGCACAGGAAAGCAGCATCCCGGCAAGCAGGATACCCGCTGCCCGCACAAACTGCCGATTTCTCATCGCCCACCTCCCGGCTTAGCCGCCAAGGCCCAACTCCATGACAGACCGCCCTTACCTGCCCGGCAGCGAGCTGTCGTACGGCAAAACCGGACTCTTTCGGAAAGCCAGCAATCCCTCAATGGGAACTCGGGTCGTCGTGATCCGCCCTCCCCGGAGGCGAAGCGGTGCGAACCAGGGCTGCTTGAGGTCAATCTGAGGATAGAGGTAGCCATTGTGCAGCTCGAAACGCATCCGCGTGGGGCGGAAGCCAAGCCTCAGCAGCCGGCGCACGCTCTGGATGCCTCGGTGAGTGCCGAGAGGATCCAGAGAGCGAAGGATGTCGTCGGCCACATCGCTGCCGATCCGCGAGAAATCGACCCAGCCATCGTAGCTCGAAAGATCGGACGGGCGAAGGCCTTTCCCCCTGAGCTGGATCGAGCCTGAAAGGAGAGAAGAGCGGTCCGCCTTTTCCCGCAACAGAGCGGCGGAGCTCAGCCTGGACAGCTGCACCTCGGTCTCGAGAGTACCGGTCCAGCCCGTGGCGTTCCTCAGGTCGTAAAGGAAACGGCCGCCGATCGAGCCATCGAACCCAAAGACGCGGAAGAAGGGTACGAGCACCACTCCGCCTCCGCAGTACACGGCCGCTCGAAGTCTCTCCAAACGGTATTTCCCGATCCGCAGCGCGGTGGTCCAGACGGTGTCCAGCCTCGCCTCGGGAGCCCGCCGCCAGCGGTAGTCGTCCCAAAGGGCTACGTGGCGTCCCGCCTCCTCGCCCTGAGGGAGAAAGACGGGTTCCCTACCCGAGCGGTCCACAAGGTAGTCGAAGCGCACAGAGCCCTGCAGAGAGTCCACGTAAATGCCGTTTCCGAGTTCAAGGCTGGCAAGCCTCGGTGAGGCCAGCCCATAGAAGCGAAGGGAGTCGCCTGCGAAGTCGACACCACCCCCAAACTCCACGCAGCCCTTCAGGGCCATCCTCTCGGTGATGGGTGCAAAGTCAGGCGGACGAGCCACTCCCTTGTATCGGAGGGTCCCGCACAATCGACTCTGGCCGGACACTTTTACTTCCCCGCCGCCCTCTGCTACGAGGGCAAGAGCGGCGTTCAGAGCGCGAAACGTGTCCAAGTAAACCTGCCGGGTCCGAGGGTTGAAACGGAGAACGACATCGGTCTGAGTGCCTCGAATGGGCCTGCCAAGGCTCTCGAGCCATAAGCTATCTACCCGTCCCCGCCCGTGCAGTCGGACACAGCACCCCTCCCCCGTGAAGTCGCCCGTCAACTGGATCTGTCCGCTCGCGAAGCCCACATCCCTGCGACGGAACAAGCCCTTCGTGATGTCCAGATGTCCCCTGAGCCATGGTTTCCCTTTGGCAGGCCCCGCCTCGGCCTCGATCCGGATCTGCCCTGCGACATCTGCTTCGCGCGCCGTGCCCGAGAGAAGGGGTTTCAGCCAGGCGTAGATAGGTCCGAGGTTAACACCCAACGTGTCGATTCGCAGAACGTAGCCGCGCTTCGACCACCGAAATCCTCCTCGAGCTGCCAGATCTCTGCCCATCTTCAGTTCCCAGGCGGGCAGGAGGAGCTCGGCCCGCTCGGGGTCGAAAGAGCCCATCCCGCGCAGCTGGCCTCTTTGGGGGCTCAACACAACGGGCTCAACGGGGTGCGGAATCAACAGGGAATCAACTGACCAGTCTCCGCGGACGTGAATCGACCGATCCCCCGGGAGAAGAGCCGAGGCCATCAGGTCCACCCTTCCAGAAGCTGGGAGGTCGAAAAGGGTTTGCGGGCGCAAGCGCCTGATTTCTGCCCTGGCGGTGCCGCGAAGACTGGAACGAACGTTGGGGGTGGACCAGTCCGACTGCAGATAGGCAAAGCCGCCGAACCCCTCCCGGACCTCAAAGTGAACGTGAGCCTGATATGGCCAGCGGACCGAATCCAGGGAACATCCGACGTCCAGTGTAACCTGGCGCAGCTCTTGTGCCCTCCCGTTTACCCGGAGGGAACAGGACTCCACCCCCCCTGTCAGGCTCAGTTCACCGCCCAACCACCTTCCACCGCGCAGCACGACGTTGGACTGACAGCCGAGCGAAACCGAGGTGAGGCGGAGAGGCGGCTCTGTGAGGCGCAGCTTGGGGGCGGAAATCTCCAGGACGGCCATCGCCACCAGATCTTGGCCCAGTCCACGCACGTCAATCGGATCGAGAGAAACGCGGAGATTCTTGAGATCGGACAGCTCCAGCCTCGGACGAAAGGCGGACAGCCAGGATAATCCAACCTTCGCCAACTCGTCCACCCTGCAGTCGACGGAGTGAGCGCGAAGGTGCCAAGCTCCCTCCCCTGCCGAAAGCTCGCCACGAAGCGAGAGAGCCCTAAGCAGCGTGAACTCCAGGAGCTCCAGGGCGAGCCGCTCGGCTGTATCCGCTCTCGCGGCCCGGCCAGTTATCCGCACCCTGAGTGCCTCTTCGATGATCTGGGCGGGCCCAGCCTTTGGCCCTATCGGCCCGTGCAGTTCGACCCGCGGGATCTCCGCCCGCAGATCCAGTTCCGCTCCTACCGAGTCCAGCTTGGCGAGAAATTCCACGTCCAGTGAGGCGGCTCCCAGGCAGACCCCGATGGGTTTTTCCACTTCCAGAGAGCCCTGCCTGCACGCCAGGCCCGCTCGCGCGCGCAGGCCACCGAACGCAAGCGGGCCTCTTGGAGCCCGCAGCCCCTCCAGCCTTGCGTCCCAGCCCGCCGTGCGGACCCGGAAAGCAAGCCCGTCATCGCCAACGGCGACCCATTCGAGGGCCGCTCCCTCAAGGCGAACACCGACCAATTCGATTTCCAGCGGCAGAGACCGGGCAGCAGGCACAGGCACCACGGGTTGCGGGCCTGGACTCGGCTCTTGGGGGCCGGCCGCAACGCGCCTGCTTGCGACCAGAGCAAAGGGGTGAACGATCTGGATCGAATGGATGAGCATCCGTCGCTGGAGAAGCGACCACGGGTTGTAGCGCAGGACCAGTCTCTCAATGAAGATAGAGTCCAAAGAGGAACGCTGCAGAGGATGCTCCCCCTTTCTGGGGCCGATGCGGAGGGAATCGAATTGGAAACCTCGTAGGAGGTGAAACGAAGCGTGGCCGAGGTCTACGGTTCGACTGAGGCGAGCGCTGAGCTCCTGAGCCAGCTCGCTGGCGATCCGCTCCGGGGGCCACCGCATCCTCACATACAAGACCGCGGCCAGTGCCGTTGCGCCCCCTGCGAAGGCCAGCGCCAGGACAATCCAGAGGGGTCTATTCCGACGTCCGCGAAAACTCATGGCCGGGCATCCGCACACGGACCTCTGGACACCGTGGCCTGCGCACCGCCGCGTCGTTCGCCGCAGCGACCGCCGGCGACCAAGTTCAAGCAGGGGCCCTTTCTTCCAGGACCAGGTCTCCCTGTACCTTGAAATCTGAGGGTAGTTTCTCCCTCAGCTCGTGGCTGTTCAGGGCGAAAAGCGGGCTAATCTCGATGCGCACCGCCGGCTCCCCTGAGGCATCTCGGGGCACCGCTATGCCTGCTTCCTCCAGCCAGCGTGCAAAAAGGCGGATCATGTCGCGGCGTGCCGTCTCGGGACTGTCCAACCCCTCCGCATTCTTCACCGGGCTGTATTCCTCCGATCGAGAAGCTTCCAAGAACACGGCCCGCTCGGCGAACGGCAACGCATCGAACACGAACATCTCGAACTTATAGGCGTTGGGCTCTCGAGGAGCCACTCTCCTCCCCTCGCGGTCCAGGTGCGGGACTTTCTTGTGAGCGATGTGCAGCGGGAATTTGCCAGCCTGAGAAACCACGCGGCGCACAAAGGACACGTTGTAGCAATGCTCCGCGATGCTCCCCGCCCAGTACCGGAGCTCGCCATCGGGCGTTCGAGCTTCCATTTCCTCTCGTGTGAGGTCGCTGTATTCGATGACCGCAAATCGGCCATCGCGCCTGCCCACCACGCCCAGCTTTTCATAGGGATCGCGCTTGCGAATCACCTTGAGGCTCATCTCGGCATTTTCCAGAAGATGGAATCCAAGGAACACGGGGTCACAAAGCCGGATGAGCGGATTATCCACCTGGAAGTGATAGAGGACCTCCACGCCTCTGGCCTCGAGCTGGTCCAGCACGCCACTCCGCACAAGGGCAAAGAGGACCCCTCCGTGCCCGTTCGGGCTCTCGAAAACTCGCCACTTCTCCTCGAGCAACAGCTTCCCGTCCGGGTCGAGAGCCGGAATGGTATCCTGGATGAAGAACAGCACCTGATCGCTGGGGAGGCCAAAGTACTGTTTCTCGGCAAAGAAGGTACGAGTGGGCAGATCCGTGGCGGGGCTCGTCATGATCGCCCAGGGCACCGGGCGCCCATACTTGCGGCTTATCGCCCGTATCTTTTCGGCGTGGTACTGAAATAGCGAGCGTTCGGTAACCGGACCAATCGGAAACGTTCCCTTCGGCTGACCGTACCCGAGCCTTGTCGCCTGCCCTCCGGCAACGAGGACGGCAGCGACTTTGCCTTGCCGAAGGGCCTCCTCGCCCGTCGCCCGTGCCTGCTCTCGCTTCTTCCAGTCTTCGTCAGAAGTGGGAAGGGCGATGATGTCGACGGGCTCAAGCTCCCCAGCTCGGCTTTCACCCTGTAAATGTCGCCGGAGGAGATCTTGCAGCTGGCTCACCAGCCCGAGGTCAATGCGGGAAAGTTGCTGCACCAGCTCTTTCCGCTGGGCGGCTGTGAGTTCGTCCCAGAAACGAAAAACGTGGCTTTGGCCTGCCCGCTCGTACGCTCGCCGCAGTTCCGCAATTCTGGCCTGGTCCATCATACACCGCTCCCCTTCCCTGACTCCGGGCGCTGCCCCAGAACCTAACCAAGCGAGGTACAAGATCACGGATTGACGGGAGTCCCCTCCTTCTGCAGCCGCGTTGACCGCTTCCTTTTCTTGGCGGCGCCTGTCTTTGCGAAGGCGATCCGGAGCACCTGATCGAGATTCTCCACGAAGTGGAACTCCAGTTCGTCGAGGACCCCCTTGGGGATTTCCTCCAGGTCTTTCCGATTACGCTCGGGCAGGATCACGGTCCGGATTCCCGCCCGATGGGCGGCCAGTACCTTTTCTTTGATGCCCCCAACCGGCAACACCTTGCCCCGCAAGGTAATCTCCCCGGTCATCGCCAGGTCGTGGCGCACAGGTTTGCCCGTGAGAAGCGAAACGAGGGCGGTGACGATCGTGACGCCCGCCGATGGACCGTCTTTGGGTATCGCTCCGGCAGGGACGTGAATGTGGATGTCGCTTTTTTCCATGAAGTTCTCTTCAATTCCCAGCTTCTGTGCCCGCGAGCGCACCCAGGATAGTGCGGCCTGGGCCGACTCCCGCATCACTTCGCCCAGCTGTCCCGTAAGGATGAGCTGCTTGGAGCCCGGCATCCGGGTGCACTCGACGAACAGAATGTCACCCCCGGAGGGAGTCCAGGCGAGCCCCGTCGCCACCCCTGGCTCCGAGGTTCGCTCAGCCACCTCAGAAAAGTACTTGGGCGGGCCCAGGTACTCAGGTACCTTGGCCGCGGTGATGACCTCCCGCACAGGCCCTTCCAGCGCTACCTTCTTAGCGACCTTGCGGCAGATGTTGGCGATCTCTCGCTCCAGGTTCCTCAGACCCGCCTCCCGGGTGTACTCGCGGATGATCCGGCGCACCGCCCTTTTTTCGAAACGCAGGTTATCCCTGCGCAGACCGTGCTCCTTGAGCTGGCGCGGGATCAGGTACTTGAAGGCGATCATCAGCTTTTCCTCTTCGGTATACCCAGGAAGCTCCAGCACCTCCATCCGGTCCCGTAACGGCGGCGGAACGGTGTCCAGAACGTTCGCCGTGCAGATGAACATGACCCGCGAGAGATCGAACTTGACGTCCAGGTAATGATCGACGAAGCTATTGTTCTGCTCGGGATCCAGCACCTCCAGGAGTGCACTGGAGGGATCCCCACGAAAGTCGGCGCCCAGCTTGTCCACCTCATCCAGCATGAAGACAGGGTTGTTGCTGCCGGCGGTGCGCAGGCCCCGGATGATCCTTCCGGGGAGGGCGCCAACGTAGGTCCGACGATGACCGCGGATCTCCGCCTCGTCGCGCACGCCACCGAGGGAGATACGGACGAACTTCCGGCCCAGGGCCCGCGCGATGGACCGGCCGAGTGAGGTCTTCCCCACACCCGGCGGCCCTACGAAGCAGAGGATGGGGCCCTTCTGGTCCTGCTTGAGTTTCCGAACCGCCAGGAACTCCAGGATGCGCTCCTTCACTCGTTTCAGATCATAATGGTCCTCGTCGAGGATGCGCTGGGCGCGCTCGATATCGAGGTTATCCTCGGTCGAAACGGACCAGGGCAGGGAGACCAGCCAGTCCAGGTAGGTGCGCGCTACCGTGTATTCGGCAGCACCAGGGGGCATTTTGGCCAGGCGATCGAGCTCCCGCAAAGCCTCCTTCTCGGCCTCCTCAGGCATGCGCGCCTGCTCGATCTTCTCCCGCAGCTCGCGGATCTCCGCGGTGCGTTCATCCTCCATCCCCAGCTCTTTCTGAATGGCCTTGAGCTGCTCGCGGAGGAAATACTCCCTCTGGCTCTTGCTCAGTTCGGATTGTACCTGGTCCTGGATTTTCGAGCTCATTTCCAGGACCTCGATGATGCGGCTGAGGTGGACCACAAGGCGCTCGAGCCGCAGCTTCACATTGAGTTCTTCCAGAAGGGCCTGCTTCTCCTCCGTGGGCAGGGTGATGTTGCTGGCCACGAGATCCGCCAGGCGACTCGGATCGGGAGTATTCATGGCCGCCACCGCCAGCTCGTCCGGCAGATGCGGCGACATGTTCACCACCCTCTGGAAGAGGGAGCTCACGGTATTGGCCAGAGCCTCGAGCTCCGTACTGGGCTCCACGATATCCTCAAGCGGGCGAATCAGGGCGCGGAAGTACGGGTCCGTCTGGGTAATCTTCACCAGCTGGATTCGGCGCAGCCCCTGCACCAGCACGCGCAGGCTGCCGTCTGGAAACTTGAGCATCTTGAGGATGCTGGCAACCGTACCATAGCGATAGATCTGCTCAGGGCTGGGGTCCTCGATCTCCGCCTTGCGCTGGGCCACCAGCCCCAGGATTCGGTTGCCCACTACGACATCCTGGATAAGCTGGACGCTCTTCGGACGCGCCACGACCAAGGGCGTTACCATATACGGGTAGATCACCGTGTCCCGGAGGGGCAGGATAGGCACTTCCGTCGGGATCTCTCGGCCCCGCACTTCCTCGTCCGAAGCATACTGTTCAAGGTCCTCGTCGCGCATACCCGATCACCTGTGGTTACTCCGTCTCCAGCTCCACCTCAAAAGGCCCCTTCTTCTCCGGGTTTTCCTTCGCGACGTGGATTTCCAGCATCCCGTTCCGGTAAACAGCCCGAATGGGGTTGTTCCTGACTTCGTCCGGGAGGACGAAGATCTTTTCAAAGGGGCCGTAGGAAATTTCCATCTGCTGATAGGTCACGGGCGTGCACGGATGGGATTCCGGCCGGTAGCCCCGGACGATCAGGCGATCTCCCTGAAGCGTAACGTGCAGGCGATTCTTGTCCAGGCCGGCCGCTTCCATCCGGATGACCACCTCCTCATCCGTTTCGAAGATGTCGGTGTTCGGGTTCCACATGGTTCCGGTGACGATCATCGAGTAGCCACGCGCCAGGAGGATATCGGCTGAGTACCCTCCGCGCGGTGAGGCAAGCTCGATGATGACCCGCTTGGCTCGGGAAGCCATGCTCGCCTCCGTCGGCCCGACGTTGATGGCCGCCTCGTTTGTTGTACCTCCGACTGCCGGGACAGGTTCGGAGAACCCCTCCCCGGCTCAGCCTACCACCAGCAGTGCGCAAAAGGCATCCAGCGTCTCGAATTGCTCCACCTGCCAGATCGCGTCGGTGATTCGCTTACGACGGTTCTCAGAAAGGATGCCCTCCGTCAGGGCCGCAAACTTCTGCATCAGCTCCTCGTCCGTCATCGGCTCCCGAGGATCTCCCTTCGGATAGTCCACCCGCTCGGCCACGGTACCGCGGGCGGTGCGGATGATGACCTCCGCCGGCTTCTTCTGGGGAAATTCAGCCTCCAGCTCAGGAGCCGCCACAACTCGGATCTTGGGCATCAACTGCAGAAGGCGCGGGTCCCGTAGCCGATCCTCGTGAAATTGAGTCGTCGTCACCTGCCCGTCTACAATCGCCACTGCGATGCAATAAGGAAGACTGTGATCGGCCGTCTCTTTGGATGTAGGATGGTACTTCGAGGGGTCGGCCAAAATATCGACGGCGCGCGCGATCGTGCGCACTTCCACCTCCTGCACTTCTTCGGGCCGGATCTGGTGCTGGCGCACGAGCTTGAGCGTGGCCGTGATCGGGGAGTGGGTCAGCGCCTCCGTAGGAAATGCCTTCATTGCGCACTCGGTGATACGATAAGAGTCCCCGAGGCCCGCAGTAAGGAGCTCCGGGGCGAAGTCCCCCCCGAGGGTGTCCATCAGGCCCTCCTTTCCTTCGAAGATCGCCTCTGGCCCCGTGTAGCCTTGACGGGCCAGAAGGGCCGCAAGTACCCCGGACTGCACGGCCAGCGGATCCACCGTGTTCTTCATCATCGTGAGCTTGCCTGCCGTGACTGCGCCGAGGGTCATATTGTGGCAACCGGAGATGCCAATCGCATGGACCATTTGGTCTACGGTGAGGTCGAGCATCTTGCCCGCCGCCACAGGGGAGGCCAGCTGGGTAAGAGAAGCATGGTGCCACTTCCGTTCGCGCAGCCCCGGGAAAGCGAACTCGCAGAGCCTCTGTTCAAATTCGTATGCCAGGACAACGGCGGTGATCAGGTCTCGGCCGCACTTGTGTTCCCGCTCGCCCAGGGCCAGGGGCGCCGCAATCAGGTCACTCGGATGACTGGGATCCTGCTTCCAGTAGATGTCGTTGTAGTCGAGCACGCGGATCATCAGGCTGTTCAGGAAGGAGGCGTGGTAGGCCGAAGTCCGCCAGCCCGATCCGAACACGGTGGCCTCCGGCTTTCCCCCCATTTCCTTGTATACTTCGTGGGCAATCTGAACGTCCGGGGCATGGTAACCGCCCAGCGCACATCCGATCGAGTCGAACAGGAAACGCTTGGCCTGATGAACAACCGCCGCAGGCAGATCCTCGTAGCGCAGACTTACAGCGAATTCCGCCCATTTGCGAGCAATCGTATCCACGTTTCTCCTCCGCAAGTTTGGCCTCGCGATCCCAAGCGTTCCCCTTCAGCCTCCCTCGCCGATCGGCAAACCCGAATCCGGTGGCAGAGGTGGCAGGCCGAGGCGTTTTCGCGTGTACGGAATAAGCCCCCCGGCCTCAAAAATGCCGAGCACTTCTT
It includes:
- a CDS encoding Hsp20/alpha crystallin family protein, producing the protein MASRAKRVIIELASPRGGYSADILLARGYSMIVTGTMWNPNTDIFETDEEVVIRMEAAGLDKNRLHVTLQGDRLIVRGYRPESHPCTPVTYQQMEISYGPFEKIFVLPDEVRNNPIRAVYRNGMLEIHVAKENPEKKGPFEVELETE
- the lon gene encoding endopeptidase La, with the protein product MRDEDLEQYASDEEVRGREIPTEVPILPLRDTVIYPYMVTPLVVARPKSVQLIQDVVVGNRILGLVAQRKAEIEDPSPEQIYRYGTVASILKMLKFPDGSLRVLVQGLRRIQLVKITQTDPYFRALIRPLEDIVEPSTELEALANTVSSLFQRVVNMSPHLPDELAVAAMNTPDPSRLADLVASNITLPTEEKQALLEELNVKLRLERLVVHLSRIIEVLEMSSKIQDQVQSELSKSQREYFLREQLKAIQKELGMEDERTAEIRELREKIEQARMPEEAEKEALRELDRLAKMPPGAAEYTVARTYLDWLVSLPWSVSTEDNLDIERAQRILDEDHYDLKRVKERILEFLAVRKLKQDQKGPILCFVGPPGVGKTSLGRSIARALGRKFVRISLGGVRDEAEIRGHRRTYVGALPGRIIRGLRTAGSNNPVFMLDEVDKLGADFRGDPSSALLEVLDPEQNNSFVDHYLDVKFDLSRVMFICTANVLDTVPPPLRDRMEVLELPGYTEEEKLMIAFKYLIPRQLKEHGLRRDNLRFEKRAVRRIIREYTREAGLRNLEREIANICRKVAKKVALEGPVREVITAAKVPEYLGPPKYFSEVAERTSEPGVATGLAWTPSGGDILFVECTRMPGSKQLILTGQLGEVMRESAQAALSWVRSRAQKLGIEENFMEKSDIHIHVPAGAIPKDGPSAGVTIVTALVSLLTGKPVRHDLAMTGEITLRGKVLPVGGIKEKVLAAHRAGIRTVILPERNRKDLEEIPKGVLDELEFHFVENLDQVLRIAFAKTGAAKKRKRSTRLQKEGTPVNP
- a CDS encoding MmgE/PrpD family protein — its product is MDTIARKWAEFAVSLRYEDLPAAVVHQAKRFLFDSIGCALGGYHAPDVQIAHEVYKEMGGKPEATVFGSGWRTSAYHASFLNSLMIRVLDYNDIYWKQDPSHPSDLIAAPLALGEREHKCGRDLITAVVLAYEFEQRLCEFAFPGLRERKWHHASLTQLASPVAAGKMLDLTVDQMVHAIGISGCHNMTLGAVTAGKLTMMKNTVDPLAVQSGVLAALLARQGYTGPEAIFEGKEGLMDTLGGDFAPELLTAGLGDSYRITECAMKAFPTEALTHSPITATLKLVRQHQIRPEEVQEVEVRTIARAVDILADPSKYHPTSKETADHSLPYCIAVAIVDGQVTTTQFHEDRLRDPRLLQLMPKIRVVAAPELEAEFPQKKPAEVIIRTARGTVAERVDYPKGDPREPMTDEELMQKFAALTEGILSENRRKRITDAIWQVEQFETLDAFCALLVVG
- a CDS encoding UDPGP type 1 family protein gives rise to the protein MDQARIAELRRAYERAGQSHVFRFWDELTAAQRKELVQQLSRIDLGLVSQLQDLLRRHLQGESRAGELEPVDIIALPTSDEDWKKREQARATGEEALRQGKVAAVLVAGGQATRLGYGQPKGTFPIGPVTERSLFQYHAEKIRAISRKYGRPVPWAIMTSPATDLPTRTFFAEKQYFGLPSDQVLFFIQDTIPALDPDGKLLLEEKWRVFESPNGHGGVLFALVRSGVLDQLEARGVEVLYHFQVDNPLIRLCDPVFLGFHLLENAEMSLKVIRKRDPYEKLGVVGRRDGRFAVIEYSDLTREEMEARTPDGELRYWAGSIAEHCYNVSFVRRVVSQAGKFPLHIAHKKVPHLDREGRRVAPREPNAYKFEMFVFDALPFAERAVFLEASRSEEYSPVKNAEGLDSPETARRDMIRLFARWLEEAGIAVPRDASGEPAVRIEISPLFALNSHELREKLPSDFKVQGDLVLEERAPA
- a CDS encoding YdbL family protein, which gives rise to MRNRQFVRAAGILLAGMLLSCAVKMPEVQVGGGGSSLDEQVVGSYEQLGSSYPVISSRAAGGTVATNPPSPEVRAAYERQRGRAEDLRNLKRSGAVGEDAHGRVILRDASRLPAGWTVEAAQRVVEAENADRDVIAGWIATSNVRLSLAPRASIDRSLAKMYQRQSPPGTWVEREDGTWVRKE